A genomic segment from Colletotrichum higginsianum IMI 349063 chromosome 5, whole genome shotgun sequence encodes:
- a CDS encoding C2H2 conidiation transcription factor, with product MASALISNPYAAQQSAHYGYVQPPQPPPSPPMDETSKCSLPSISNLLGLADQGSPTSETHPQIPQQGTDWTDCQQSGTNRISTINNARGLRLTLDTAPSHKSETRPNSSHYGGRSGLPPTPPMSSDASFDGYNSPSTRSVSQLSVVSQPQSSGNYYYESTPPLEADAHRHSMAPMVPRVPVQAPYAQQPFPHGYMSAHNPMAASYYPPMQPTPPPQAQMSAIYYQRPLPQQFPPMAPVPVGLGPAGSNPWQHHHYISPSSAASFPQSQDRYICQTCNKAFSRPSSLRIHSHSHTGEKPFKCPHTGCGKAFSVRSNMKRHERGCHNFESGGN from the coding sequence ATGGCGAGCGCTTTAATATCGAACCCGTACGCCGCCCAGCAGAGCGCACACTACGGATACGTCCAACCGCCtcaacctcccccctcgCCACCCATGGACGAGACATCAAAGTGTTCTCTGCCCTCCATCTCAAATCTCCTCGGTCTCGCCGACCAGGGCTCGCCCACATCCGAGACTCACCCTCAAATCCCCCAACAAGGTACGGACTGGACGGACTGCCAACAAAGCGGAACCAACAGGATCAGCACCATCAACAACGCCCGTGGCCTCAGACTGACTCTCGACACAGCACCCTCCCACAAGTCCGAGACGAGACCAAACTCCTCGCACTATGGCGGCCGCAGCGGCCTCCCCCCGACGCCTCCCATGAGCTCTGACGCCTCCTTCGACGGCTACaactcgccctcgacgagatccGTCAGCCAGCTCTCCGTCGTCTCCCAACCTCAGAGCAGCGGCAACTACTACTACGAGTCGACGCCTCCTCTGGAAGCCGACGCCCACCGTCACAGCATGGCCCCGATGGTGCCCCGCGTGCCCGTCCAGGCGCCGTACGCCCAGCAGCCGTTCCCGCACGGGTACATGTCCGCCCACAACCCCATGGCGGCCTCCTACTACCCGCCCATGCAGCCCACGCCCCCTCCGCAGGCGCAGATGTCGGCCATCTACTACCAGCGTCCGCTGCCGCAGCAGTTCCCGCCGATGGCCCCCGTGCCCGTCGGCCTCGGACCCGCGGGCTCCAACCCGTGGCAGCACCACCACTAcatctcgccctcctcagCCGCCTCGTTCCCGCAGAGCCAAGACCGCTACATCTGCCAGACCTGCAACAAGGCCTTCTCCCGCCCGTCCTCCCTCCGCATCCACAGCCACTCTCACACGGGCGAGAAGCCCTTCAAGTGCCCGCACACCGGCTGCGGCAAGGCCTTTAGCGTCCGCAGCAACATGAAGCGCCACGAGCGCGGGTGCCACAACTTTGAAAGCGGCGGCAACTGA